From Veillonella dispar, one genomic window encodes:
- a CDS encoding manganese-dependent inorganic pyrophosphatase, with the protein MSDVKTYVAGHKSPDTDSICSAISFANFLTQMGTPATPVCAGEANKETTYVLNHFGFEHPQIVKNWEEFAPEGGNLYLTDHNESKQIIDGYKSMNMCGVVDHHRIGDFETDGPVFMRLEPVGCSNTIITKLYMENNQEIPKAIAGLMLSAIISDTVLFRSPTCTETDKEMAHKLAEIAGVDIESYGLDMLKAGADISDLTNDDIVRTDMKEFSEAGKTISIGQISVMDTTDVLAKQGELVKALEALRSANNYDASYIMITNILDESTTLLFSGDVEAVVTKAFEKEVKDNGVFLPNTMSRKKQIVPPILGAMK; encoded by the coding sequence ATGAGTGATGTAAAAACATATGTAGCAGGTCATAAAAGCCCTGATACAGATTCTATTTGTTCTGCTATTTCCTTTGCTAATTTCTTAACACAAATGGGTACACCAGCTACTCCAGTATGTGCAGGTGAAGCAAATAAAGAAACAACATATGTATTGAATCATTTTGGTTTTGAACACCCTCAAATCGTTAAGAATTGGGAAGAATTCGCTCCAGAAGGCGGCAACTTGTACTTAACTGACCACAACGAATCTAAACAAATCATTGATGGTTACAAATCTATGAATATGTGCGGCGTTGTGGATCATCACCGCATTGGTGATTTCGAAACTGATGGTCCTGTATTTATGCGTTTAGAACCAGTAGGTTGCTCCAATACAATCATTACTAAATTGTACATGGAAAACAATCAAGAAATCCCTAAAGCTATTGCAGGCTTGATGTTGTCCGCTATCATTTCTGATACTGTTTTATTCCGTTCTCCAACATGTACTGAAACAGATAAAGAAATGGCTCATAAATTGGCAGAAATCGCTGGTGTAGATATCGAGTCCTATGGCCTTGATATGTTAAAAGCTGGTGCAGATATTTCTGATTTGACTAATGACGATATCGTTCGTACAGATATGAAGGAATTCTCCGAAGCAGGTAAAACAATTTCTATCGGTCAAATTTCTGTTATGGATACTACAGACGTATTGGCTAAACAAGGTGAATTAGTAAAAGCGTTAGAAGCTCTTCGCAGTGCTAACAACTACGATGCATCTTACATCATGATTACAAATATTCTTGATGAAAGCACTACATTATTATTCAGTGGTGATGTGGAAGCAGTAGTAACAAAAGCATTTGAAAAAGAAGTTAAAGACAATGGCGTATTCTTGCCAAATACTATGTCTCGTAAAAAACAAATCGTACCACCAATTCTTGGTGCTATGAAATAG
- the pcrA gene encoding DNA helicase PcrA: MNSLLTGLNKEQQQAVQHTEGPLLILAGAGSGKTKVLTVRIAHLLAQGVNPYEILAITFTNKAAKEMKSRVEGLVGDVANRIWLSTFHSFCAKFLRFELDNFLGYNSNFTIYDTSDSQAVIKAALKALNLDDKYYPVGAMIAAISDAKNKLLFASDFRKQARDFYQQKVADVYEYYERELRKNNALDFDDLLLVAVKLLQSNEAVLDKYSKRFRYVMIDEYQDTNHAQYLLAKLLASHWKNIAVVGDADQSIYAWRGADIQNILDFEKDYPNCTSIKLEQNYRSTKIILDAANAVIENNEGRPKKNLWTDKTEGAKIQHFIAQSEHEEAAFIGDTIAKKHDIHGVPYGDMAILYRTNAQSRVLEEALIKRALPYTMVGGTKFYDRKEIKDVLAYLRVLYNPFDDLSLLRIINVPKRSIGATTVAKLQDYARANGTSLFMTLTQLHLVDTIKGKTKEKLEEFGILIFTLVAEMEDRTVLDILESILDRTGYLAQLEESTDPQDQARAENIGELLSVAKDFQDTNPTGTVEDFLEQVALVNDVDSFEQEESKVTLMTLHAAKGLEFPIVFLGGLEEGLFPHSRTLMNPEEIEEERRLAYVGITRAEKELYISNATTRTVFGRTSSYLPSRFIDEIPEELVDGLRAKRKVPDDIKRHVPQHMSVTSRPVTKPIVRNEVIADWKIGDTAIHSKWGNGKVINVAGEGAGMKLTIEFPTQGVRVVMAKFAPVKKG, from the coding sequence ATGAATTCATTACTAACAGGTTTAAATAAAGAGCAACAACAAGCCGTTCAACATACGGAAGGCCCTTTATTGATTTTAGCCGGTGCCGGATCTGGTAAAACAAAGGTTTTAACTGTTCGTATTGCACATTTATTAGCTCAAGGTGTTAATCCTTATGAAATTTTAGCTATTACCTTTACCAATAAAGCGGCTAAAGAGATGAAAAGTCGTGTAGAAGGTCTTGTAGGGGATGTAGCCAATCGTATTTGGCTCAGCACATTCCATAGCTTTTGTGCGAAATTCTTGCGCTTTGAATTAGATAACTTCTTGGGTTATAACAGTAATTTTACAATCTATGATACATCTGACTCTCAAGCCGTTATTAAGGCGGCGTTGAAAGCACTAAACTTGGACGATAAATACTATCCCGTTGGTGCTATGATAGCAGCTATTTCAGATGCAAAGAATAAATTACTCTTTGCTTCTGATTTTAGAAAACAAGCGAGAGACTTTTACCAACAAAAGGTTGCTGATGTATATGAGTATTATGAACGTGAATTGCGTAAAAATAATGCCTTAGACTTTGATGATCTTTTATTGGTGGCAGTAAAATTATTGCAATCTAATGAAGCTGTACTAGATAAATATAGCAAGCGTTTTCGCTATGTCATGATCGACGAATATCAAGATACGAACCATGCTCAATATTTATTAGCTAAATTATTAGCCTCTCATTGGAAAAATATTGCTGTTGTAGGTGATGCTGACCAAAGTATTTATGCTTGGCGTGGTGCAGATATTCAAAATATCTTGGACTTTGAAAAGGATTATCCTAACTGTACATCTATTAAACTAGAACAAAACTATCGTTCTACAAAAATTATCCTTGATGCAGCCAATGCAGTAATCGAAAATAACGAAGGACGACCTAAGAAAAATCTGTGGACAGACAAGACAGAAGGCGCTAAAATCCAGCATTTTATAGCTCAATCTGAACATGAAGAAGCGGCTTTCATCGGCGATACAATAGCTAAAAAGCATGATATTCATGGCGTCCCATATGGAGATATGGCTATTCTATATCGTACAAATGCTCAGTCTCGTGTGCTTGAAGAGGCACTTATCAAACGTGCTTTGCCATACACAATGGTGGGGGGCACGAAGTTCTACGATCGGAAAGAAATTAAAGATGTATTGGCTTACTTGCGCGTATTATATAATCCTTTCGATGATTTGAGCCTATTACGTATTATCAATGTACCTAAGCGTAGTATTGGTGCTACTACAGTGGCAAAACTACAAGATTATGCACGTGCAAATGGCACATCCTTGTTTATGACATTAACACAGTTACATCTGGTAGATACGATTAAAGGTAAGACAAAGGAAAAGTTAGAGGAGTTTGGTATCCTTATCTTTACTCTCGTAGCTGAAATGGAAGATAGAACTGTTCTTGATATCTTAGAATCTATTTTAGATAGAACAGGTTACTTGGCACAATTAGAAGAAAGTACAGATCCACAAGATCAGGCTCGCGCTGAGAATATCGGTGAGCTTTTATCTGTAGCTAAAGACTTCCAAGATACAAATCCAACTGGTACAGTGGAGGACTTCTTGGAACAAGTAGCCCTTGTTAATGATGTTGATTCCTTCGAGCAAGAAGAGTCTAAAGTGACATTAATGACATTACATGCTGCCAAAGGTTTGGAGTTTCCAATTGTATTCTTAGGAGGATTGGAGGAAGGTTTATTCCCTCATAGCCGCACCTTGATGAACCCTGAGGAAATCGAAGAGGAACGTCGTCTTGCCTATGTAGGTATTACTCGTGCTGAAAAGGAATTATATATTTCTAATGCCACTACGCGCACCGTATTTGGACGCACTAGCAGCTATTTACCATCTCGCTTTATCGACGAAATTCCTGAAGAGTTAGTAGATGGTTTGCGTGCTAAGCGTAAAGTACCTGATGATATTAAGCGTCATGTGCCGCAACATATGAGTGTCACAAGCCGACCTGTTACGAAGCCAATTGTTCGCAATGAAGTAATTGCTGATTGGAAGATTGGTGATACAGCCATTCATAGTAAGTGGGGCAATGGTAAGGTTATCAATGTTGCTGGTGAAGGGGCTGGTATGAAGCTAACTATTGAATTCCCCACACAAGGTGTACGTGTGGTCATGGCTAAATTTGCACCGGTTAAAAAGGGATAA